In a single window of the Serratia quinivorans genome:
- the iphP gene encoding Tyrosine-protein phosphatase precursor, translating to MTAQILLHPSLAPLDGGINFRDLGGNSVADGRRIKRGLLFRSGSLERLTEDDCTFLAGVPVRSVLDYRDADEVQAKPDVLWNGADYHHFPANPLSNEVNANLEKLTSETLAGFDAQAFMLELYRRLPFGNAAYKQLAQLLSNVDNGAIVQHCAVGKDRTGVGSALVLFALGADEATVVEDYLLTETTLATFREQMLDQLSIRLNASALGQFAYVLSAREEFLMTALNCIRDQYGSTDRWLEAEYGLGQNQREALQAFYLE from the coding sequence ATGACTGCCCAGATCCTGCTTCATCCTTCATTGGCACCGCTTGATGGCGGCATTAACTTTCGCGATCTTGGCGGCAATAGCGTCGCCGATGGCCGCCGTATCAAGCGTGGTCTGCTGTTCCGCTCAGGCTCGCTGGAGCGTCTGACCGAAGACGACTGCACCTTCCTGGCCGGTGTGCCGGTGCGTTCGGTGCTGGATTACCGTGACGCCGATGAAGTTCAGGCCAAGCCCGATGTCCTGTGGAACGGCGCCGATTATCATCATTTCCCGGCCAATCCGTTGAGCAATGAGGTGAATGCCAATCTTGAAAAACTGACCAGCGAAACGCTGGCCGGTTTCGACGCACAGGCCTTTATGCTGGAACTTTACCGTCGGCTGCCTTTCGGTAATGCGGCGTATAAGCAGTTGGCCCAATTGCTGAGCAATGTCGATAACGGAGCCATCGTCCAACACTGCGCGGTAGGCAAGGATCGTACCGGGGTCGGTTCGGCGCTGGTGTTATTCGCGCTGGGGGCAGATGAAGCGACGGTGGTGGAAGATTACCTGCTGACCGAAACCACGCTGGCGACCTTCCGCGAACAGATGCTGGATCAACTGTCGATTCGCCTTAACGCTTCGGCACTGGGGCAATTTGCCTATGTGCTCAGCGCCCGTGAAGAATTCCTGATGACCGCCCTGAACTGCATCCGTGACCAATATGGTTCAACCGATCGCTGGCTGGAGGCCGAGTACGGCCTGGGCCAAAACCAGCGTGAAGCACTGCAGGCGTTCTACCTCGAGTAA